A region of Pseudomonas putida DNA encodes the following proteins:
- a CDS encoding FecR domain-containing protein yields the protein MNTQFSPQVAEQAVHWLIESQGDDFDHAQQLALDHWLQADHEHQRAWAHIQQVNQRLRGVASPVVHATLQAPQSAARRRALKVLLLVGVASATGLGLQQHNPLPGLMADYRSPVGQRRRMNLEDGSVLQLNTRSAADVRFDGQQRVVHLREGELALEVAKDARPLLLRTGEGALRMDSGRFNVRQYDGFSLVSVFSGTASVSGHALLAGQQARLAGNGWRAITALERNAGAWVDGMLVASQMRLGDFLAELGRYRQGQLGCSDRVADLRISGSYPLDDSERILQMLEVALPVRVRRFTRYWVTVDSLT from the coding sequence GTGAATACCCAATTCTCGCCGCAGGTGGCCGAGCAGGCCGTGCACTGGTTGATCGAGTCCCAGGGTGATGATTTCGACCATGCCCAACAGCTGGCGCTGGATCACTGGTTACAGGCCGATCACGAGCACCAGCGTGCCTGGGCGCATATTCAACAGGTCAACCAACGGCTACGCGGTGTGGCCTCGCCGGTCGTGCACGCGACGTTGCAGGCGCCGCAATCTGCCGCGCGGCGACGGGCACTGAAGGTACTGCTGCTGGTGGGTGTGGCCAGTGCCACCGGGCTGGGGCTGCAGCAGCACAACCCCTTGCCGGGGCTGATGGCCGATTACCGCAGCCCGGTCGGCCAGCGTCGGCGGATGAACCTGGAAGACGGCAGCGTGCTGCAACTCAATACCCGCAGCGCCGCCGATGTGCGCTTCGATGGGCAACAGCGTGTGGTGCATCTGCGCGAAGGCGAGCTGGCGCTGGAGGTAGCCAAGGATGCGCGGCCGTTGCTGCTGCGCACCGGCGAAGGTGCGCTGCGCATGGACAGCGGACGCTTCAACGTACGCCAGTACGACGGGTTCAGTTTGGTATCGGTGTTCAGTGGTACCGCCAGCGTTTCTGGCCACGCCTTGCTGGCAGGGCAACAGGCTCGCTTGGCGGGCAACGGTTGGCGGGCGATCACAGCGCTGGAGCGCAATGCCGGGGCCTGGGTCGACGGCATGCTGGTGGCGTCACAGATGCGCCTGGGGGATTTCCTCGCCGAACTCGGTCGCTACCGGCAGGGGCAGCTGGGGTGCAGCGACCGGGTCGCCGACCTGCGGATTTCCGGGTCTTATCCGCTGGATGACAGTGAGCGGATCCTGCAGATGCTGGAGGTGGCGTTGCCGGTGCGGGTGCGGCGGTTTACCCGGTACTGGGTGACGGTCGATAGCCTGACGTGA
- a CDS encoding HPF/RaiA family ribosome-associated protein produces MQIQVNSSNHIEGNARLDEWVRSTLESSLERYEDDLTRIEVHLRDENGTKPGPHDKRCQMEARPKGHQPISVTHTATSLDQAVDGAATKLNHALEHFYGKLRSKRGVLELSDPDA; encoded by the coding sequence ATGCAAATCCAGGTCAACAGCAGCAACCATATCGAAGGTAACGCCCGGCTCGACGAGTGGGTCCGCAGTACGCTGGAAAGCTCACTCGAACGTTACGAGGACGACCTCACCCGCATCGAGGTCCACCTGCGCGACGAGAACGGCACCAAGCCCGGACCGCATGACAAACGTTGCCAAATGGAGGCTCGCCCCAAAGGCCACCAACCGATTTCCGTGACCCACACCGCCACCTCGCTGGACCAGGCGGTCGATGGTGCCGCCACCAAGCTCAACCATGCGCTTGAGCACTTTTACGGCAAGTTGCGCAGCAAGCGCGGCGTGCTGGAACTGAGTGACCCCGACGCCTGA
- the fahA gene encoding fumarylacetoacetase — MNQTAITRSWVEHANGHSDFPLQNLPLGIFSRPGEALRCGVAIGDAILDLEAVLAAGLFEGEAKAAVEATRGGALNAFFALGRGARVALRERLLVLLGEHSEHQSALNAALYPAVDCQLHVPAKIGDYTDFYVGIEHAKNVGKLFRPDNPLLPNYKHVPIGYHGRASTIRPSGTDVRRPKGQTLPAGHTEPSFGPCARLDYELELGIWIGQGNDMGQSIPVGDAAEHVAGFCLLNDWSARDIQAWEYQPLGPFLSKSFITSISPWVVTAEALEPFRRAQPARGQGDPQPLSYLMDARDQANGAFDIELEVLLLTERMREQGLAAHRLTLSNTRSMYWTVAQMVAHHSVNGCQLQPGDLFGSGTLSGATPGSFGSLLEITEGGKVPVELASGEVRKFLEDGDEIILRARCTGDGVASIGFGECRGKVIAAN; from the coding sequence ATGAACCAGACCGCCATTACCCGTAGCTGGGTCGAGCATGCCAACGGCCACAGCGATTTCCCGCTGCAGAACCTGCCATTGGGTATCTTCAGCCGGCCGGGTGAAGCGCTGCGCTGCGGCGTGGCCATCGGCGATGCCATTCTTGACCTGGAGGCGGTACTCGCTGCGGGGCTGTTCGAAGGCGAGGCCAAGGCTGCGGTGGAAGCTACCCGCGGTGGTGCCCTGAACGCCTTCTTCGCGCTTGGCCGTGGCGCCCGTGTGGCCCTGCGCGAGCGCCTGCTGGTGCTGCTCGGCGAACACAGCGAACACCAGTCGGCGCTGAACGCCGCGCTTTACCCAGCCGTGGATTGCCAACTGCATGTACCGGCCAAAATTGGCGACTACACCGATTTCTATGTTGGCATCGAACACGCCAAGAACGTCGGCAAGCTGTTCCGCCCGGACAACCCGCTGCTGCCCAACTACAAGCACGTGCCGATCGGCTATCACGGTCGTGCCTCGACCATTCGCCCGTCGGGTACCGATGTGCGCCGCCCTAAGGGCCAGACACTGCCAGCCGGGCACACCGAGCCGAGCTTCGGCCCCTGCGCACGCCTGGACTACGAGCTGGAGCTGGGCATCTGGATTGGCCAGGGCAATGACATGGGCCAGTCGATCCCGGTGGGTGATGCCGCCGAGCACGTGGCGGGCTTCTGCCTGCTCAACGATTGGTCGGCGCGTGATATCCAGGCCTGGGAATACCAGCCGCTAGGGCCGTTCCTGTCCAAGAGCTTCATCACCAGCATCTCGCCCTGGGTAGTGACGGCCGAGGCCCTGGAGCCGTTCCGCCGTGCGCAGCCGGCGCGTGGGCAGGGCGACCCGCAGCCGCTGTCTTATCTGATGGACGCACGTGACCAGGCCAATGGTGCGTTCGACATCGAGCTTGAAGTGCTGCTGCTCACCGAGCGCATGCGCGAGCAGGGCCTGGCCGCTCACCGCCTGACCCTGAGCAACACCCGCAGCATGTACTGGACCGTGGCGCAAATGGTTGCCCACCACAGCGTCAACGGTTGCCAGCTGCAACCGGGCGACCTGTTCGGTTCGGGCACGCTGTCGGGTGCAACGCCGGGCTCTTTTGGCAGCCTGCTGGAAATCACCGAGGGCGGCAAAGTGCCGGTGGAACTGGCCAGCGGCGAGGTGCGCAAGTTCCTCGAAGACGGCGACGAGATCATCCTGCGCGCCCGCTGCACGGGTGATGGCGTGGCCAGCATCGGCTTCGGCGAATGCCGCGGCAAAGTCATCGCGGCCAACTGA
- a CDS encoding YebG family protein, whose protein sequence is MAVEVVYRSSRDPERLFMDKAEADRHDKMLELAERLAEVLHKAVPSLTEQQVEEAGIYMAKNRDVFARAFKSQPDALAELLEGQAAE, encoded by the coding sequence ATGGCCGTCGAAGTGGTGTACCGCAGCAGCCGCGACCCGGAGCGCTTGTTCATGGATAAGGCCGAAGCAGATCGTCACGACAAGATGCTCGAACTGGCCGAGCGCCTGGCCGAAGTGTTGCACAAGGCGGTGCCATCGCTGACTGAGCAACAGGTCGAAGAGGCCGGTATCTATATGGCCAAGAACCGCGACGTGTTCGCCCGGGCATTCAAGAGCCAGCCAGATGCGTTGGCAGAGTTGCTCGAAGGCCAAGCGGCCGAATAA
- a CDS encoding DUF3649 domain-containing protein: protein MKSKAAGLPLSYRLAVASRCLAAVLGGYLLASMASISIALLAPMPRVDATLTGLLLSFVFYLLAFIWCFACRSAWRAWFGVLGPSLVLGVVSGFAHWMKNP from the coding sequence ATGAAGAGCAAAGCCGCCGGTCTCCCGCTCAGCTACCGACTGGCCGTGGCCTCACGTTGCCTGGCCGCCGTGCTGGGCGGTTATCTGCTGGCATCCATGGCCAGTATCAGCATTGCTTTGCTGGCGCCTATGCCGCGTGTCGATGCGACCCTCACCGGCCTGCTGCTGTCATTCGTCTTCTACCTGCTGGCCTTCATCTGGTGCTTTGCCTGCCGCAGCGCCTGGCGTGCCTGGTTTGGCGTGCTGGGGCCGAGCCTGGTGCTGGGTGTGGTCAGCGGTTTTGCCCATTGGATGAAGAACCCATGA
- a CDS encoding phosphate-starvation-inducible protein PsiE — MNIKWAEKLRKGLHGSADSLGNLCVEAFHYLALFGIGAITAYAAVVTFLDMLGKGGISVDDILLLFIYLELGAMVGIYFKTNHMPIRFLLYVAITALTRLLIGDVSHHKAPDEGLLYLCGGILLLAFSILVVRYASYRYPSTKVLDANGKEVEEGK; from the coding sequence GTGAACATCAAATGGGCTGAAAAGCTGCGCAAGGGCCTGCACGGCTCGGCCGACTCGTTGGGCAACTTGTGTGTCGAGGCATTCCATTATCTGGCGCTGTTCGGCATCGGCGCCATTACCGCCTACGCGGCGGTGGTGACGTTTCTGGACATGCTCGGCAAGGGGGGGATCAGTGTCGATGACATCCTGCTGCTGTTCATCTACCTGGAGCTGGGGGCCATGGTCGGGATCTACTTCAAGACCAACCACATGCCCATTCGCTTCCTGCTGTACGTGGCGATCACCGCGTTGACGCGCCTGCTGATCGGCGATGTTTCGCACCACAAGGCGCCGGATGAGGGGCTGTTGTACCTGTGCGGTGGCATCCTGTTGCTGGCGTTCTCGATCCTGGTGGTGCGCTACGCGTCGTACCGCTACCCCTCGACCAAGGTACTGGATGCCAACGGCAAGGAAGTGGAGGAGGGCAAGTAG
- a CDS encoding Leu/Phe/Val dehydrogenase, producing MFALMQSTRTQSLHVFIDPPTGLKAVVVIHSEQLGPAMGGCRYLPYADDESAMTDAIRLAQGMSYKAALAGLPLGGGKAVIMRNPHVENRAALFEAFGRFVDTLHGRFITAVDSGTSTVDMDCIAQSTPHVTSTTASGDPSPHAAMGVFAGIRATSYARLGSYNLEGLRVAVQGLGNVGYALAEQLHAAGAELLVSDLDPGRVRLAVEQFNAHPVTNDALISTPCDIFAPCGVGPVLNGQSVMQLRCAAVAGAANNQLTTLQVADQLESRGILYAPDYVINAGGLIYVALTHRGEDLGTITAHLARIPTRLTEVFGHAQAEKRSPARVAQMLAERLLYG from the coding sequence ATGTTCGCTTTGATGCAAAGTACCCGTACCCAGTCGCTGCACGTGTTCATCGACCCGCCGACGGGCCTGAAGGCCGTGGTGGTTATCCACAGCGAACAACTGGGCCCCGCCATGGGCGGTTGTCGCTACCTGCCCTACGCCGATGACGAGAGCGCCATGACCGACGCGATCCGCCTGGCCCAGGGCATGAGCTACAAGGCCGCGCTGGCCGGTTTGCCGCTGGGTGGTGGCAAGGCGGTGATCATGCGCAACCCTCATGTTGAAAACCGCGCGGCGCTGTTCGAGGCATTCGGGCGTTTCGTCGATACCTTGCACGGGCGCTTCATCACGGCCGTGGACAGCGGTACCTCCACTGTGGATATGGACTGCATCGCCCAGAGTACGCCGCATGTGACCAGTACCACGGCTTCGGGTGACCCTTCACCGCATGCTGCGATGGGGGTGTTCGCAGGTATTCGCGCCACGTCCTATGCCCGGCTGGGCAGCTACAACCTGGAAGGCTTGCGGGTCGCGGTGCAAGGGCTGGGCAACGTTGGCTATGCCTTGGCCGAGCAGCTGCACGCAGCGGGTGCGGAGCTGCTGGTGAGTGACCTGGACCCAGGGCGGGTGAGGTTGGCGGTCGAGCAGTTCAATGCACATCCGGTCACCAACGATGCGTTGATCAGCACCCCCTGCGATATTTTCGCCCCGTGTGGCGTGGGGCCTGTGCTCAACGGGCAGAGCGTGATGCAGCTGCGCTGCGCGGCGGTGGCGGGCGCGGCGAATAACCAGCTGACCACACTGCAGGTAGCCGACCAGCTGGAATCGCGCGGGATACTGTATGCGCCTGATTATGTGATCAATGCCGGTGGGTTGATCTATGTGGCGTTGACCCACCGTGGCGAGGACCTGGGGACCATCACGGCGCACCTGGCGCGTATTCCAACGCGGCTGACCGAAGTGTTTGGCCATGCCCAGGCGGAAAAGCGTTCGCCGGCGCGGGTGGCGCAGATGCTGGCGGAGCGCTTGCTCTACGGCTGA
- the fecA gene encoding TonB-dependent Fe(3+) dicitrate receptor FecA, whose translation MPLRPSPLVHALLLATTLGLATPAAHAEARSYHIAAGSLEDALNQFGRESGALISFGSQLTQGMHTQGLDGQYDVRQGLDSLLRGSGLQARQETDNAFSLQPLGAATAGAPVELGASTVVGDWLAEAQQDNVFEHAGARDVVRREAFERSGATTAREVLNRMPGVNAPDNNGTGSHDLALNFGIRGLNPRLASRSTVLMDGIPVPFAPYGQPQLSLAPISMGNMDAVDVVRGGGAVRYGPQNVGGIVNFVTRAIPEQATFKAAMQNQISPSSSHDGFKNSANLLVGGTNANGLGGALLYSGTRGGDWREHSDTQIDDLILKGKLQLDEANSLHAMAQYYEGEADMPGGLSSADFAADPYQSTRLKDKFWGRRTLVNVGYDYKQDDRQFSVNSFFTKTLRSGYLDQGSFVSLSPREYWVRGIETRFSQGVALGDSWHELGIGYRYVNEAGHELRFREPVNGDLPTTASRNDRDTRGSTEAHAIYLDDRIDIGRWTITPGVRYEMIDSEQSNKLNGQRYQGSYNTALPALNVMYHLTDTWNLYANTEGSFGSVQYSQMPNRVSSGEVKPEKARTWEVGTRYDNGDLQAEIGAFLINFDNQYESNQTNDSVIARGETRHQGIETSIRYALDGLSPALAGFDVHASYAFVDATIREDGPNKGNQVPFSSRHKGTLGVGYTEGPWQLDLDGSFQSSQYADNANTGEESADGSTGRIPGYMLVSTRAGYDFGPQLSNLKVAVGVKNLFNREYYTRSFDDNNKGKYVGEPRTLYVQTSVAF comes from the coding sequence ATGCCGTTGCGCCCCAGCCCCCTCGTCCACGCCCTGCTGCTCGCTACCACCCTCGGCCTTGCCACACCCGCGGCCCACGCCGAAGCACGCAGCTACCACATTGCCGCCGGTTCCCTTGAAGACGCCCTCAACCAGTTCGGTCGCGAGAGCGGCGCACTGATTTCGTTCGGCTCGCAACTGACCCAAGGCATGCACACGCAAGGCCTGGACGGCCAGTATGACGTACGCCAGGGCCTCGACTCGCTGCTGCGCGGCAGCGGCCTGCAGGCCCGGCAGGAAACCGACAACGCCTTCAGCCTGCAACCGCTGGGCGCCGCCACTGCAGGCGCCCCGGTTGAGCTGGGGGCCTCGACGGTGGTCGGCGACTGGTTGGCCGAAGCCCAGCAGGACAACGTCTTCGAACACGCTGGCGCCCGCGACGTCGTGCGCCGTGAGGCATTCGAACGCAGCGGCGCGACCACCGCCCGTGAAGTGCTCAACCGTATGCCTGGGGTGAACGCGCCGGACAACAACGGCACCGGCAGCCATGACCTGGCACTGAACTTTGGCATCCGTGGCCTCAACCCACGGTTGGCGTCACGCTCCACTGTGCTCATGGACGGCATCCCGGTGCCCTTCGCGCCGTATGGCCAGCCTCAGCTGTCGCTGGCGCCGATCAGCATGGGCAACATGGATGCCGTGGACGTGGTGCGCGGCGGCGGCGCGGTGCGCTACGGCCCGCAGAACGTCGGCGGCATCGTCAACTTCGTGACCCGGGCGATCCCCGAGCAGGCGACGTTCAAGGCCGCCATGCAAAACCAGATCAGTCCATCCTCGAGCCATGACGGTTTCAAGAACAGCGCCAACCTGCTGGTCGGTGGCACCAATGCCAATGGTTTGGGCGGCGCCCTGCTCTACTCCGGCACCCGTGGCGGCGATTGGCGCGAGCACAGCGACACGCAGATCGACGACCTGATCCTCAAGGGCAAGCTGCAGCTCGACGAAGCCAACAGCCTGCACGCCATGGCCCAGTACTACGAGGGCGAAGCCGACATGCCCGGTGGCCTGAGCAGCGCCGATTTCGCTGCCGACCCCTACCAGTCAACGCGCCTGAAGGACAAGTTCTGGGGGCGTCGCACGCTGGTCAACGTCGGCTACGACTACAAGCAGGACGACCGCCAGTTCAGCGTCAACAGCTTCTTCACCAAAACCCTGCGCAGCGGCTACCTCGATCAGGGCAGCTTCGTTTCGCTGTCGCCACGCGAATACTGGGTGCGCGGCATCGAGACCCGCTTCTCTCAGGGCGTTGCGTTGGGTGACAGCTGGCACGAGCTTGGCATCGGCTACCGCTATGTCAACGAAGCCGGCCACGAACTGCGCTTCCGAGAACCGGTCAACGGCGACCTGCCGACCACCGCCAGCCGCAACGACCGCGACACCCGCGGCAGCACCGAAGCCCATGCCATCTACCTGGATGACCGCATCGACATCGGCCGCTGGACCATCACCCCGGGCGTGCGCTACGAGATGATCGACTCCGAGCAGAGCAACAAGCTCAACGGCCAGCGCTACCAGGGCAGCTACAACACCGCCTTGCCGGCACTGAATGTGATGTACCACCTGACCGACACCTGGAACCTGTATGCCAACACCGAGGGTTCGTTCGGCAGCGTGCAGTACAGCCAGATGCCCAACCGCGTCAGCAGCGGCGAAGTGAAACCGGAGAAGGCCCGTACCTGGGAGGTCGGCACACGCTACGACAATGGCGACCTACAGGCGGAGATCGGCGCGTTTCTGATCAACTTCGACAACCAGTACGAAAGCAACCAGACCAACGATTCGGTGATCGCACGCGGCGAGACCCGGCACCAAGGCATCGAGACCAGCATCCGCTATGCCCTCGACGGCCTTAGCCCGGCACTGGCCGGCTTCGATGTGCACGCCAGCTATGCGTTCGTCGACGCCACCATTCGCGAAGACGGGCCGAACAAGGGCAACCAGGTGCCGTTCTCGTCACGGCACAAGGGCACGCTGGGCGTCGGTTACACCGAAGGCCCATGGCAATTGGACCTGGATGGCAGCTTCCAGAGCAGCCAATATGCCGACAACGCCAACACCGGCGAGGAAAGTGCCGATGGCAGCACCGGGCGTATCCCCGGCTACATGCTGGTCAGCACCCGTGCCGGGTATGACTTTGGCCCGCAGCTGTCGAACCTGAAGGTGGCGGTAGGGGTGAAGAACCTGTTCAACCGCGAGTACTACACGCGTTCGTTCGACGATAACAACAAGGGCAAGTACGTGGGTGAACCACGAACCCTGTACGTGCAGACCTCTGTGGCGTTCTGA
- the maiA gene encoding maleylacetoacetate isomerase has translation MELYTYYRSTSSYRVRIALALKGLDYQSLPVNLLKGEQRGADYVAVNPQGRVPALRTDSGELLVQSPAIIEYLEEVYPQPALLPDTAEGRAKVRGVAAIIGCDVHPLHNVSVLNLLRQAGQDEPQVNQWIAHWIGQGLSAVEQLIGEHGFCFGDEPGLADVYLLPQLYAAERFNIDLGGYPRIRRVAALAAQHPAFAKAHPSQQPDTPAQ, from the coding sequence ATGGAGCTGTACACTTACTACCGTTCCACCTCGTCCTACCGGGTGCGCATCGCGCTGGCGCTCAAGGGGCTGGATTACCAGTCGCTGCCGGTCAACCTGCTCAAGGGTGAGCAGCGCGGTGCGGACTATGTCGCCGTGAACCCGCAGGGCCGTGTGCCGGCCCTGCGCACCGACAGCGGTGAGCTGTTGGTGCAGTCACCGGCGATCATCGAATACCTGGAAGAGGTTTATCCACAGCCCGCGTTGCTGCCGGACACTGCCGAGGGGCGGGCCAAGGTGCGGGGCGTGGCGGCGATCATCGGTTGCGATGTCCATCCGCTGCACAACGTCAGTGTGCTCAACCTGCTTCGGCAGGCGGGCCAGGACGAGCCTCAGGTCAACCAGTGGATTGCTCACTGGATCGGCCAAGGGCTCTCGGCGGTGGAGCAACTGATCGGCGAGCACGGTTTCTGCTTTGGCGACGAGCCGGGGTTGGCGGATGTCTACCTGCTGCCGCAGCTGTACGCTGCCGAGCGCTTCAACATCGACCTCGGCGGTTATCCACGGATCCGTCGGGTCGCCGCACTGGCTGCCCAGCACCCGGCGTTCGCCAAGGCGCATCCCTCGCAGCAGCCGGACACACCGGCTCAGTGA
- a CDS encoding SirB1 family protein yields the protein MKPRQACLACLEREPAALLEAALWIAAEHDPAVEPANSLALLNDLQREISAKLPMLPLCELAQPLLRQLNALGFQQDEYHPLRPHAAMMDKVLQRRRGQPLTLAILALELAGRLSIALEGVGFPGHFLLRVPGADHLLDPCGGRRLYPSDCRDLLARQFGPHVPLNAEHMRTASPRQMLQRLSRNLRQLHISNDNHLAALIDAERVMQLGPVQVSDYTTRATLYQYLDCPQAERFDLEHALLLTEDPVQRLKLTERIGKLPTQHHSIH from the coding sequence ATGAAGCCACGTCAAGCCTGCCTGGCCTGCCTGGAACGCGAGCCTGCCGCCCTGCTGGAAGCCGCACTGTGGATCGCCGCCGAGCACGACCCTGCTGTCGAGCCCGCAAACAGCCTCGCCTTGCTCAATGACCTGCAGCGCGAGATCAGCGCAAAATTGCCGATGCTGCCCCTGTGCGAACTGGCCCAACCGCTGCTGCGCCAGCTCAATGCCTTGGGCTTTCAACAAGACGAATATCACCCGTTGCGGCCACACGCGGCGATGATGGACAAAGTCCTGCAGCGCCGTCGCGGCCAGCCGTTGACCCTGGCCATCCTGGCCCTGGAACTGGCGGGGCGCCTGTCCATTGCGCTGGAAGGCGTGGGCTTCCCTGGCCACTTCCTGCTGCGCGTGCCCGGTGCCGACCACCTGCTTGACCCTTGCGGCGGCAGGCGCTTATACCCCAGCGATTGCCGCGACCTGCTCGCACGCCAGTTCGGCCCACACGTGCCGCTCAACGCAGAGCACATGCGCACGGCCAGCCCACGGCAGATGCTGCAACGCCTGTCACGCAACCTACGCCAATTGCACATCAGCAACGACAACCACCTGGCCGCGCTGATCGACGCTGAGCGGGTCATGCAACTGGGCCCGGTGCAAGTCAGCGACTACACCACCCGCGCTACGCTCTACCAGTACCTGGATTGCCCACAGGCCGAGCGTTTCGACCTGGAGCATGCCTTGCTACTGACAGAAGACCCGGTGCAACGCCTGAAGCTGACCGAGCGTATCGGCAAGCTCCCGACGCAGCACCATTCCATTCACTGA
- a CDS encoding sigma-70 family RNA polymerase sigma factor, translating into MSSALSSTVEGLFHAHHNWLTGWLRRRLGCPQSAADLAQDTYVRLLQARETPQLIEPRAFLATVAKRVLCNHLRRQELERAYLEALAQVPEDVAPSEEHKAIIFETLLELDRLLDGLPALVKRAFLLAQVDGLGQGEIARELDVSLATVKRYLNKAAMRCYFAL; encoded by the coding sequence GTGTCCAGCGCCCTCTCTTCAACGGTCGAAGGCCTCTTTCACGCCCATCACAACTGGCTGACCGGCTGGTTGCGCCGCCGCCTGGGCTGCCCGCAGAGTGCCGCGGACCTGGCGCAGGACACCTACGTACGCTTGCTGCAGGCCCGCGAGACGCCGCAATTGATCGAACCACGGGCGTTCCTGGCCACTGTGGCCAAGCGGGTACTGTGCAACCACTTGCGCCGCCAGGAACTGGAGCGCGCCTACCTTGAGGCCTTGGCCCAGGTGCCGGAAGACGTGGCACCGAGCGAGGAACACAAAGCGATCATCTTCGAGACGCTGCTGGAGCTCGATCGCCTGCTTGATGGCCTGCCAGCGCTGGTCAAGCGCGCCTTCCTGCTGGCCCAGGTCGATGGCCTGGGCCAGGGCGAAATTGCGCGTGAGCTGGACGTGTCGCTGGCCACGGTCAAACGCTACCTGAACAAGGCGGCCATGCGCTGTTACTTCGCCCTGTGA
- the hmgA gene encoding homogentisate 1,2-dioxygenase: protein MNRDTSPDLHYLSGFGNEFASEALPGALPVGQNSPQKAPYGLYAELLSGTAFTMTRSELRRTWLYRIRPSALHPRFERLARQPLTGPLGAVTPNRLRWNPQPIPTEPTDFIEGWVPMVANAPAEKPAGVSIYIYSANRSMERVFFNADGELLLVPEQGRLRIATELGVMDVEPLEIAVIPRGMKFRVELLDGQARGYLAENHGAPLRIPDLGPIGSNGLANPRDFLTPVAHYEEAEGPVQLVQKFLGEHWACELQHSPLDVVAWHGSNVPYKYDLRRFNTIGTVSFDHPDPSIFTVLTSPTSVHGLANMDFVIFPPRWMVAENTFRPPWFHRNLMNEFMGLIQGAYDAKAEGFLPGGASLHGVMSAHGPDAETCDKAIAADLAPHKIDNTMAFMFETSQVLRPSRHALECPQLQADYDSCWATLPSTFTPNRR, encoded by the coding sequence ATGAACCGCGACACGTCCCCCGACCTTCACTACCTGAGCGGCTTCGGCAACGAGTTTGCCAGCGAAGCACTGCCGGGTGCCTTGCCGGTCGGGCAGAATTCGCCGCAGAAAGCCCCCTACGGGTTGTATGCCGAACTGCTTTCGGGCACGGCGTTCACCATGACCCGCAGTGAGTTGCGTCGCACCTGGCTGTACCGCATCCGCCCGTCTGCACTGCACCCGCGTTTCGAGCGCCTGGCGCGCCAGCCACTGACGGGGCCGCTGGGTGCCGTCACGCCCAACCGCCTGCGCTGGAACCCGCAACCGATCCCCACCGAGCCCACCGACTTCATCGAGGGCTGGGTGCCGATGGTGGCCAACGCGCCGGCAGAAAAACCGGCGGGTGTGAGTATCTACATCTACAGTGCCAATCGCTCCATGGAGCGGGTGTTCTTCAATGCCGACGGTGAACTGCTGCTGGTGCCGGAGCAGGGTCGCCTGCGGATCGCTACCGAGCTTGGTGTCATGGACGTCGAACCGCTGGAAATCGCGGTGATCCCAAGGGGCATGAAGTTTCGCGTCGAGCTGCTCGATGGCCAGGCCCGTGGCTACCTGGCCGAAAACCACGGTGCGCCGCTGCGCATCCCGGACCTCGGGCCGATCGGCAGCAATGGCTTGGCCAACCCGCGTGACTTCCTCACGCCGGTGGCCCACTACGAAGAGGCCGAGGGCCCGGTTCAACTGGTGCAGAAATTCCTTGGCGAACACTGGGCCTGCGAGCTGCAGCATTCGCCGCTGGACGTGGTCGCCTGGCACGGCAGCAACGTGCCCTACAAATACGACCTGCGCCGCTTCAACACCATCGGTACGGTCAGCTTCGACCACCCGGACCCGTCCATCTTCACCGTGCTGACGTCGCCAACTAGCGTGCATGGCCTGGCCAACATGGACTTCGTGATCTTCCCACCGCGCTGGATGGTGGCCGAGAACACCTTCCGTCCGCCATGGTTCCACCGCAACCTGATGAACGAGTTCATGGGCTTGATCCAGGGCGCCTACGATGCCAAGGCCGAGGGTTTCCTGCCCGGCGGCGCCTCGTTGCACGGGGTGATGAGTGCCCACGGCCCCGACGCCGAGACCTGCGACAAGGCCATCGCCGCCGACCTCGCACCGCACAAGATCGACAACACCATGGCCTTCATGTTCGAGACCAGCCAAGTGCTGCGCCCGAGCCGCCATGCACTCGAATGCCCGCAATTGCAGGCCGACTACGACAGTTGCTGGGCCACCTTGCCGAGCACCTTCACCCCGAACCGGAGATAA